A DNA window from Coffea arabica cultivar ET-39 chromosome 6c, Coffea Arabica ET-39 HiFi, whole genome shotgun sequence contains the following coding sequences:
- the LOC113693359 gene encoding cytochrome P450 71B37-like — MAALMKSPEAILKKAQAEIRGAVGNKDIVNEDDIQKLPYLKAIVKETFRLYPPALLSVPRQTLANCIINGHEIQFNSIVYTNVWAIGRELEYWENPNEFLPERCLNISVDMKGKDFQLIPFGAGRRGCPRYSLGLAMVEVGLASLLYSFDWELPFGIKKDDVDTQVLPGLTMPKKNDLPLPAKNLYA, encoded by the coding sequence ATGGCAGCACTGATGAAGAGCCCTGAagcaatattgaagaaggcacAAGCAGAGATTAGAGGTGCAGTTGGAAATAAAGATATAGTAAACGAAGATGATATTCAAAAGCTCCCTTATCTCAAGGCAATTGTCAAGGAGACCTTCAGATTGTATCCTCCAGCTCTACTTTCAGTTCCAAGACAGACACTAGCAAATTGCATTATAAATGGTCACGAAATCCAGTTCAATTCTATAGTTTACACAAATGTCTGGGCGATTGGAAGAGAGCTCGAGTATTGGGAAAATCCAAATGAGTTTTTGCCTGAGCGATGCTTGAATATTAGTGTAGATATGAAAGGGAAAGACTTTCAACTGATACCATTTGGAGCTGGCCGAAGGGGCTGCCCTCGATATTCTCTGGGACTAGCAATGGTGGAAGTTGGACTTGCCAGTCTTCTGTACTCTTTTGACTGGGAATTGCCTTTTGGGATCAAGAAAGACGACGTTGATACTCAAGTTTTACCAGGTCTTACAATGCCTAAGAAAAATGATCTGCCACTTCCGGCAAAAAATTTGTATGCGTAG
- the LOC113693360 gene encoding 6,7,8-trihydroxycoumarin synthase-like has protein sequence MLSYNGLDIAFYPYSEQWRELRKFSVLHLFSNRRVQSCRGIREDEVSRMIRKTSKEASSSQVTNLSKTLLSLSCTLICRIAFGKRYDEEDQQRRRFHDLLQEMEAAFVGFFFSDYIPSIGWLDSLNGMRSRLERTCSKLDSFLQELIDEHLNPNRPESMNGDIIDIMLQLLQEQSTSFDLTQDHIKSNAHGD, from the coding sequence ATGCTTTCTTACAACGGCTTGGATATCGCCTTCTATCCATACAGCGAGCAATGGAGAGAGCTGAGAAAGTTTTCTGTTCTTCATCTCTTCAGCAACAGAAGGGTGCAGTCATGTCGTGGTATTCGTGAAGATGAAGTCTCCCGGATGATCAGAAAGACATCCAAGGAAGCATCTTCATCTCAAGTGACGAATTTGAGTAAGACTTTACTATCACTTTCATGTACGCTTATCTGTAGAATTGCTTTCGGAAAGAGGTATGATGAGGAAGATCAACAAAGAAGACGATTCCATGATCTCCTCCAAGAAATGGAGGCCGCATTCGTGGGGTTCTTTTTCTCAGACTATATTCCTTCAATTGGTTGGCTTGATAGCCTCAATGGGATGCGTTCTCGACTTGAGAGGACTTGCAGTAAGttagattcatttcttcaaGAACTCATCGACGAACACTTAAATCCAAATAGGCCAGAGTCCATGAACGGTGATATCATTGACATCATGCTTCAATTACTTCAAGAACAATCAACTTCCTTTGATCTAACGCAAGATCACATCAAAAGCAATGCTCATGGTGATTAA